The following coding sequences lie in one Moritella viscosa genomic window:
- the groS1 gene encoding 10 kDa chaperonin 1, translating to MTIRPLHDRVIVRRQEQETKSAGGIVLTGASATLSTRGEVIAVGNGRLLDSGEVRPLAVNVGDTVIFSEGYGVKTEKLEGKEVLIMSEADILAIVE from the coding sequence ATGACAATTCGTCCACTACACGATCGCGTGATCGTTCGTCGCCAAGAACAAGAAACTAAATCAGCAGGCGGTATTGTACTTACTGGTGCATCTGCGACATTATCGACACGCGGTGAAGTTATTGCTGTTGGTAACGGTCGTTTATTAGATAGCGGTGAAGTACGTCCACTGGCTGTTAATGTAGGCGATACTGTTATTTTTAGTGAAGGTTATGGCGTTAAGACTGAAAAGCTAGAAGGCAAAGAAGTTTTAATCATGAGTGAAGCTGATATTTTAGCTATCGTTGAATAA
- the aspA gene encoding aspartate ammonia-lyase, with amino-acid sequence MTVLATDFTQETRLETDLLGVKKIPAQAYYGIHTLRAMENFHISSEKIGDCPEFVRGMVKTKKAAALANGILGTISPHISDAIVNACDILLATDKFYAQFPIDAFQGGAGTSVNMNTNEVLANIALEQMGHAKGAYSHINPNDHVNKSQSTNDAYPTGFRVALFERSNAVLAALTSLSETFLTKAEEFNDVLKMGRTQLQDAVPMTLGQEFRAFGVTLREEIKSIKRCQELLLEINLGATAIGTGLNTPTGYSELAIAKLAEITGHPFVPAEDLVEATSDCGAYVMLSSALKRFAVKLSKICNDLRLLSSGPRTGLNEINLPEMQAGSSIMPAKVNPVIPEVVNQVAFKVCGNDLTITMAAEAGQLQLNVMEPVIGQCLFESLTLLENACFSLQDKCVKSITANRKVCQDFVLNSIGIITYLNPFIGHHEGDTIGRICAETGKSVREVVLERGLLSEAELDEIFSIENLMNPKYTAQRFAKAI; translated from the coding sequence ATGACAGTATTAGCAACCGACTTTACTCAAGAAACCCGTCTAGAAACTGACTTATTAGGTGTAAAAAAAATACCCGCGCAAGCTTATTACGGTATTCATACATTAAGAGCGATGGAAAACTTCCACATCAGTAGTGAAAAGATCGGAGACTGTCCTGAATTTGTACGCGGCATGGTAAAAACAAAGAAAGCAGCAGCACTCGCCAATGGTATTTTAGGCACTATCTCACCACACATTAGCGACGCGATCGTGAATGCCTGTGACATTTTGTTAGCGACTGATAAATTTTACGCACAATTCCCGATTGATGCATTCCAAGGTGGCGCAGGTACATCGGTAAACATGAATACCAACGAAGTATTGGCCAATATTGCGCTAGAGCAAATGGGACATGCTAAAGGTGCTTACAGCCACATTAATCCAAATGATCACGTCAATAAAAGTCAAAGCACCAACGATGCCTACCCTACCGGCTTTCGCGTGGCTTTGTTTGAACGTAGTAACGCTGTATTAGCTGCGCTGACCTCATTAAGCGAAACATTCTTAACGAAAGCTGAAGAGTTTAATGATGTATTAAAAATGGGCCGTACCCAATTACAAGACGCGGTACCGATGACATTAGGTCAAGAATTCCGCGCATTTGGGGTTACCCTCAGAGAAGAAATAAAAAGCATTAAACGTTGCCAAGAATTACTACTCGAAATTAACCTTGGCGCAACAGCGATTGGTACTGGCTTAAATACTCCAACGGGTTATTCGGAGCTGGCGATTGCGAAATTAGCTGAAATTACCGGTCATCCCTTTGTGCCTGCAGAAGATTTAGTGGAAGCAACATCTGACTGTGGCGCTTATGTGATGTTATCAAGTGCATTAAAGCGCTTCGCAGTGAAACTATCGAAGATTTGTAATGATCTACGTTTACTTTCTTCTGGTCCACGTACTGGTTTAAATGAGATTAATCTACCAGAAATGCAAGCCGGTTCTTCAATCATGCCAGCAAAAGTAAACCCAGTAATTCCAGAAGTGGTTAATCAAGTGGCGTTTAAAGTATGTGGTAATGACTTAACCATCACTATGGCGGCTGAAGCCGGTCAATTACAGTTAAACGTAATGGAGCCCGTGATTGGTCAATGTCTCTTTGAATCATTAACCTTATTAGAAAATGCCTGCTTCTCGCTACAAGATAAATGCGTTAAAAGCATTACAGCTAACCGTAAAGTATGCCAAGACTTCGTATTAAACTCGATCGGTATTATCACTTACTTAAATCCATTTATTGGTCATCACGAAGGCGATACTATCGGTCGAATTTGTGCTGAAACAGGTAAAAGTGTACGTGAAGTAGTGCTAGAACGAGGCTTATTATCTGAAGCAGAATTAGATGAAATATTCTCTATCGAAAACTTAATGAACCCAAAATACACTGCGCAACGTTTTGCGAAAGCAATTTAA
- the groL1 gene encoding 60 kda chaperonin 1: MAKDVKFGLDARDKMLNGVNILANAVRVTLGPKGRNVVIDKSFGAPLITKDGVTVAKEIELEDKFENMGAQMLKEVASQANDAAGDGTTTATVLAQAIVNEGLKAVAAGMNPMDLKRGIDQAVKAAVAELKELSVPCLDTKAVEQVGTISANSDASVGKIIAEAMDRVGKEGVITVEDGQALEDELDVVEGMQFDRGYLSPYFVTNQETGSVELESPFILLVDKKVSNIRELLPVLEGVAKASKPLLIIAEDLEGEALATLVVNNMRGIVKVAAVKAPGFGDRRKAMLQDIAMLTAGTVISEEIGMELEKATVAELGQAKRIIITKDETTIIDGIGDEETIKGRVAQIRKQIEDSSSDYDKEKLQERVAKLSGGVAVIKVGAATEIEMKEKKARVEDALHATRAAVEEGVVAGGGVALVRAAAAIQGLEGANQDQTVGIKVALRAMEAPLRQIVQNSGDEASVVANNVRAGEGSYGYNAGTGEYGDMIEMGILDPTKVTRSALQFAASVAGLMITTEAMITDVPVDASASSMPDMGGMGGMGGMM; this comes from the coding sequence ATGGCTAAAGACGTAAAATTCGGCTTAGACGCACGTGATAAAATGCTTAACGGCGTAAACATTCTTGCGAATGCAGTTAGAGTAACATTGGGCCCTAAAGGTCGTAACGTAGTAATCGATAAAAGCTTCGGCGCACCATTAATCACTAAAGATGGTGTTACTGTTGCGAAAGAAATCGAACTAGAAGACAAATTCGAAAACATGGGCGCACAAATGCTCAAAGAAGTTGCTTCACAAGCAAATGATGCAGCTGGTGACGGTACAACTACTGCGACCGTACTTGCACAAGCGATTGTGAACGAAGGCCTCAAAGCAGTTGCTGCTGGCATGAACCCAATGGATCTGAAACGCGGTATTGACCAAGCTGTTAAAGCTGCCGTTGCAGAACTAAAAGAATTATCTGTACCTTGTTTAGATACTAAAGCGGTTGAACAAGTTGGCACTATCTCTGCGAACTCTGATGCAAGCGTGGGCAAAATTATTGCTGAAGCAATGGATCGTGTTGGTAAAGAAGGTGTTATTACGGTTGAAGACGGCCAAGCACTAGAAGATGAGCTAGACGTTGTTGAAGGTATGCAGTTCGATCGTGGTTACCTATCTCCTTACTTCGTTACAAATCAAGAAACAGGCAGCGTTGAATTAGAATCACCATTTATCTTATTAGTAGATAAGAAAGTATCTAACATCCGTGAACTACTACCTGTACTTGAAGGCGTAGCAAAAGCATCTAAACCACTATTAATCATTGCTGAAGACCTTGAAGGTGAAGCACTGGCTACATTAGTAGTGAACAACATGCGTGGTATCGTTAAAGTTGCAGCTGTTAAAGCACCTGGTTTCGGCGACCGTCGTAAAGCAATGTTACAAGACATCGCGATGCTAACTGCGGGTACTGTTATCTCTGAAGAGATTGGTATGGAGCTAGAAAAAGCAACGGTTGCTGAACTTGGCCAAGCAAAACGTATCATCATCACTAAAGATGAAACAACGATCATCGACGGAATCGGTGATGAAGAGACTATCAAAGGTCGTGTAGCTCAAATCCGTAAGCAAATCGAAGATTCATCTTCAGATTACGATAAAGAGAAACTACAAGAACGTGTTGCTAAACTCTCTGGTGGTGTTGCGGTAATTAAAGTTGGCGCAGCAACTGAAATCGAAATGAAAGAGAAAAAAGCCCGCGTTGAAGATGCACTGCACGCAACACGTGCAGCTGTTGAAGAAGGTGTTGTTGCTGGTGGTGGTGTTGCACTTGTTCGTGCTGCTGCTGCAATCCAAGGCCTGGAAGGTGCAAATCAAGATCAAACTGTTGGTATTAAAGTTGCGCTAAGAGCAATGGAAGCACCACTACGTCAAATTGTTCAAAACTCAGGTGACGAAGCATCTGTTGTGGCGAACAATGTACGTGCAGGCGAAGGTAGCTACGGTTACAACGCTGGTACTGGCGAATATGGCGACATGATTGAGATGGGTATCCTAGATCCAACTAAAGTAACACGTTCAGCATTACAGTTTGCTGCATCTGTTGCGGGTCTGATGATCACTACTGAAGCAATGATCACTGATGTACCTGTTGATGCATCAGCATCATCTATGCCTGACATGGGCGGAATGGGTGGCATGGGCGGCATGATGTAA
- a CDS encoding membrane protein, AcrB/AcrD/AcrF family has protein sequence MIKAFTENNRLMALLIILLIVAGLGSLSTLPRTEDPRITNRIASVLTLLPGASAERVEALVTEKIEQKLRKLADINRITSTSRPGISIVQLKLHDTITDTVPVWSRVRDLLNDVTSELPSAAVAPRLEDDRGYAYTQLIAVKWQGNSAVDLTTLGRYGKELQNQLKVISGTDIVSLFGRGEEQILVEIDKHLAANLSLSTQAISSIILAADAKVSAGNIINDYNQMQIEVAGSFDSVDRIRQIPLLNDNKGAVVRLGDIAKISKNLQWPAQEIALVDGEYAVVVSTRMLPNLRIDKWSAEVDDKVAAFNQQLPHSLTTEVLFDQSQYTEDRLEGLVDNILIGFSIIAAVLLVTLGWRAALIVTLSLPLTVLFTLTVMNYYGLPIHQMSVTGLVVALGIMVDNAIVMADTIQKRRQQGLDMSVAVQGAIKHLWLPLLGSTLTTILAFMPIVLMPGPSGEFVSGIALSVIFALIGSYLVSHTIVAGLSGRFLAGNSPSKSVRTTTWYNNGIELPGLARTFRQSLVLVLARPKLCIGLVFILPLSGFILAKHLDEQFFPASDRDMFHIELFMPVQTSIVATEAMTRTISDLLAQQQGISKVRWFIGNNAPSFYYNLMPSKDGAQYYAQAMVTGDSFKRVNELVPSLQILLDDAIPEAQILVRKLEQGPPFRAPIELRLFGPNLDTLKTLGDEARRILISTDNVIHTRATIQPGLPKIWLKINEDVSQLAGLTLTDVAAQLQSTLHGTVNGSIIEATESIPVRVRIANEQRSSLSDLANISLSSPLSQASIPLVALTELALRPSRGAIPHWNGVRVNTVEGYLVAGVLPSTVLNEFSARLISENFVLPPGYRMEFGGESAKRNDAVGNLLASVGVIIMLLIIIVVLSFNSFRLGGVIVLSAIQSVGLGLLSIYVFNYPFGFTVIIGLLGLMGLAINAAIVILAELKSDPKAVAGDTDAIIKAITSCTRHITSTTITTVGGFLPLILAGGGFWPPFAIAIAGGTVLTTLLSFYFVPAIFVLMSRKRSFEVTAVAA, from the coding sequence ATGATCAAGGCGTTTACTGAAAATAATCGCCTGATGGCACTGCTGATTATTTTACTCATTGTAGCTGGTCTTGGCTCATTATCAACATTACCGCGTACGGAAGATCCAAGGATCACTAATCGGATTGCGAGTGTGTTGACCTTGCTGCCTGGTGCGAGCGCTGAGCGCGTAGAAGCGCTAGTGACTGAAAAAATAGAACAAAAATTACGTAAATTGGCTGATATTAACCGTATTACTTCTACATCTCGGCCGGGAATATCCATCGTGCAATTAAAACTACACGATACCATTACTGATACCGTTCCGGTGTGGTCACGAGTACGTGATCTGCTTAATGACGTAACGAGTGAGTTACCATCAGCAGCTGTTGCACCACGATTAGAAGATGATCGTGGTTATGCTTATACGCAATTAATAGCCGTTAAATGGCAAGGTAATAGTGCCGTTGATTTAACTACATTAGGTCGTTACGGCAAAGAATTACAAAACCAGTTAAAGGTGATCTCCGGTACTGATATTGTCAGTTTATTTGGCCGTGGCGAAGAGCAAATACTGGTCGAAATTGATAAACACTTAGCGGCGAATTTATCACTATCGACACAAGCTATTTCCAGTATTATTTTAGCTGCTGATGCTAAAGTATCTGCGGGTAACATCATCAATGATTATAACCAAATGCAGATCGAAGTGGCGGGATCGTTTGACTCTGTTGATCGGATCCGACAGATCCCATTGCTAAATGATAATAAGGGCGCGGTTGTTCGTTTAGGTGACATTGCGAAGATAAGTAAAAATCTGCAGTGGCCTGCGCAAGAAATTGCCTTGGTTGATGGTGAATATGCCGTCGTGGTATCAACACGTATGCTACCAAATTTACGTATTGATAAATGGAGTGCTGAGGTGGATGACAAGGTTGCGGCGTTCAATCAGCAACTACCTCATTCATTAACCACTGAAGTCTTGTTTGACCAATCGCAATACACAGAAGATAGGCTAGAAGGTCTGGTAGATAACATTCTGATTGGTTTCTCGATCATTGCAGCTGTGCTGTTAGTGACTTTAGGCTGGCGCGCGGCATTAATCGTCACCTTATCTCTCCCTTTAACAGTATTGTTTACCTTGACTGTGATGAATTATTACGGCTTACCCATCCATCAAATGTCAGTCACTGGTTTAGTTGTGGCTTTAGGTATCATGGTTGATAACGCGATTGTAATGGCAGATACAATCCAAAAACGACGACAGCAGGGCTTAGATATGAGTGTTGCGGTACAAGGTGCCATTAAGCACTTATGGTTACCGCTATTAGGTTCTACGTTGACGACAATATTAGCCTTTATGCCAATTGTGCTGATGCCTGGACCATCGGGGGAATTTGTCAGTGGTATCGCACTCAGTGTTATCTTCGCCTTAATCGGTTCGTATTTAGTTTCGCATACTATTGTTGCTGGACTCTCTGGTCGTTTCCTTGCGGGAAATTCACCAAGTAAATCAGTACGCACAACGACTTGGTATAATAATGGCATTGAATTACCGGGTTTAGCACGGACTTTCCGCCAGTCATTGGTATTGGTCTTGGCCAGACCTAAGCTCTGTATTGGTTTGGTGTTTATCTTACCTTTAAGTGGCTTTATTTTAGCTAAACATTTGGATGAACAGTTCTTTCCAGCGTCGGATCGTGACATGTTCCATATTGAATTATTCATGCCTGTGCAAACCAGTATTGTTGCTACCGAGGCCATGACGAGAACGATCAGTGATTTGTTAGCACAACAGCAAGGGATCAGTAAGGTTCGTTGGTTTATTGGTAATAACGCTCCGTCTTTTTACTATAATTTGATGCCAAGTAAAGATGGTGCGCAGTATTACGCCCAAGCAATGGTCACGGGCGATAGTTTTAAACGTGTTAATGAATTGGTACCGTCGTTACAGATATTACTTGATGATGCGATCCCTGAAGCACAGATATTAGTGCGTAAGTTAGAACAAGGCCCTCCGTTTAGAGCACCAATTGAGTTACGACTTTTTGGTCCTAATTTAGATACCTTAAAAACCTTGGGTGATGAAGCAAGACGGATTTTAATTAGCACTGACAACGTGATTCATACGCGTGCGACTATTCAACCTGGATTACCTAAAATATGGTTGAAAATTAATGAGGACGTAAGTCAGTTAGCAGGCTTAACCCTGACGGATGTGGCGGCACAGTTACAATCAACCTTACACGGTACGGTAAATGGCTCGATTATTGAAGCCACTGAATCGATACCTGTTCGAGTGCGAATTGCTAATGAGCAACGTAGTAGTTTGTCTGATTTAGCTAACATTAGCCTAAGCTCTCCGCTTTCTCAAGCGAGTATTCCGCTGGTGGCATTAACAGAATTAGCGTTACGTCCAAGCCGTGGGGCTATCCCGCATTGGAATGGTGTACGTGTTAATACGGTTGAAGGATATTTAGTTGCTGGGGTATTGCCCTCAACAGTGCTCAATGAATTTTCGGCCCGTTTAATCAGTGAAAACTTTGTGTTACCGCCGGGTTATCGCATGGAGTTTGGTGGTGAGTCAGCCAAACGAAATGATGCGGTGGGTAATCTGTTAGCCAGTGTTGGTGTGATTATTATGTTACTGATTATTATCGTGGTGCTGTCATTTAACTCATTCCGTTTAGGTGGCGTGATCGTGTTATCGGCTATCCAATCTGTTGGCTTGGGTTTACTGAGTATTTATGTGTTTAATTATCCGTTTGGCTTTACCGTTATTATTGGTTTGCTTGGCTTGATGGGATTAGCGATTAATGCTGCGATTGTTATTTTGGCTGAATTAAAATCAGATCCGAAAGCGGTCGCTGGCGATACCGATGCCATTATTAAAGCCATTACTAGTTGCACTCGCCATATTACCTCAACGACGATTACAACGGTGGGCGGTTTCTTACCATTAATCTTAGCGGGTGGTGGTTTTTGGCCGCCGTTTGCCATTGCCATCGCGGGTGGTACGGTATTAACGACCTTATTATCGTTTTATTTTGTACCTGCGATCTTTGTACTAATGAGCCGTAAAAGATCTTTTGAAGTAACGGCTGTCGCCGCTTAG
- a CDS encoding putative uncharacterized protein (No significant database matches) translates to MADFFDFFDFFDFNKFYMSDMNLWNLIAQSNLLKKPTAESNKQVTKLIAGEVYVDTLGQEQTLTVYSMEPSLIPDPEEWLAKMTARWEVLIRQFSSDATISAELFDYEG, encoded by the coding sequence ATGGCTGATTTTTTTGATTTTTTTGATTTTTTTGATTTTAATAAATTTTATATGAGTGATATGAACTTATGGAACTTAATAGCTCAAAGTAACTTATTAAAAAAGCCCACAGCAGAAAGTAACAAACAAGTGACTAAACTAATCGCGGGCGAAGTATATGTAGATACTTTAGGGCAAGAGCAAACTTTGACGGTTTATTCGATGGAGCCAAGCCTTATTCCGGATCCAGAGGAGTGGCTCGCTAAGATGACTGCACGCTGGGAAGTATTGATTCGACAGTTTTCCAGTGATGCAACAATCAGTGCAGAGCTGTTTGATTATGAAGGGTAG
- a CDS encoding Na+ driven multidrug efflux pump, MatE family, with protein sequence MAVPMAYGLLAVLGFSLVDTYFVSLLGTQALAAISFTFPVTFFVSALAMGLGTGLSACLARLLGQGQHQNAARLTSDGLLLALTTILTVAIIGINSIEPLFKVLGATESLMVYIQDYMFYWYIAIPFLVIPMVGNAAIRATGDTKTPSRVMIIAGFMNGILDPLLIFGIGPFPELGVKGAAIASGLSWLITFAVAIYLLRYREQLLLLTKPNLGNMLKNWRKITAIGLPASLTNMLSPVNNAFVMWQLATFSTTAVAAYGAGTRLEAILLIGMIAVSSMLSPFIAQNSSANNPQRCLTAIKLAIRYSLISQLSIYLLIALAAPYIATLFSDDVAVISHLSLYLYIIPATFAMQGIMMAVASSLNGFNRPISALSLSLSRSLLIITLSSLGAHYCGEKGIFFGIASANVLVGLLALYYAQQLQLELHNELRRETPA encoded by the coding sequence ATGGCAGTGCCTATGGCCTATGGTTTATTAGCTGTACTTGGCTTTAGCTTAGTAGACACTTATTTTGTGAGCTTACTGGGTACGCAAGCATTAGCCGCGATCAGCTTTACTTTCCCTGTCACCTTTTTTGTTTCCGCATTAGCTATGGGCTTAGGCACAGGTTTATCCGCTTGTTTAGCGCGTTTATTAGGTCAAGGGCAGCACCAAAATGCGGCGAGGTTAACATCTGATGGTTTATTGTTAGCACTTACCACCATCTTAACAGTTGCTATTATTGGTATTAACAGCATAGAACCATTATTTAAGGTGTTAGGGGCAACAGAATCCTTAATGGTCTATATCCAAGATTACATGTTCTATTGGTATATCGCGATCCCCTTCCTCGTCATACCTATGGTTGGTAATGCCGCTATTCGCGCCACTGGCGACACCAAAACCCCAAGCAGAGTGATGATCATTGCAGGATTTATGAATGGCATACTCGATCCGTTACTGATTTTTGGCATTGGCCCCTTTCCTGAACTCGGTGTAAAAGGCGCTGCAATTGCATCTGGTTTATCGTGGTTAATAACCTTTGCAGTGGCGATTTACTTATTGCGTTATCGTGAACAGTTATTGTTATTAACCAAACCAAACCTAGGTAACATGTTAAAAAATTGGCGTAAGATTACAGCGATAGGGTTGCCAGCCTCTTTGACAAATATGCTTAGCCCAGTAAACAATGCCTTTGTGATGTGGCAATTAGCGACATTTAGCACCACAGCCGTTGCCGCTTATGGCGCTGGTACACGGCTGGAGGCGATTTTATTAATCGGCATGATTGCCGTGAGCTCAATGCTCTCGCCTTTCATCGCTCAAAACTCGTCAGCAAACAATCCACAGCGCTGCTTAACCGCGATCAAACTGGCGATCCGTTACTCGTTAATTTCACAATTAAGCATTTATCTGCTCATTGCTTTGGCCGCCCCTTATATAGCGACATTATTCAGTGATGATGTAGCAGTGATCAGCCACTTATCGTTATACCTTTATATTATCCCTGCGACTTTTGCTATGCAGGGTATTATGATGGCGGTAGCTTCCAGTCTAAATGGGTTCAATCGACCAATATCAGCATTAAGCCTAAGCTTAAGCCGCTCACTGTTAATCATTACGCTATCAAGTCTTGGCGCCCATTATTGTGGTGAAAAGGGTATCTTCTTTGGTATCGCCAGTGCCAATGTATTAGTTGGCCTACTCGCTTTATATTACGCACAGCAATTACAGCTCGAACTACACAATGAATTACGCCGTGAAACCCCTGCTTAA
- a CDS encoding cobalamin synthesis protein cobW: MVKKKLPVTVLSGFLGAGKTTVLNHILHNRDGKKVAVIVNDMSEINIDAAFVKNEVSLNRSDEKLVEMSNGCICFTLREDLLLEVDKLAKDGRFDYLVIESTGISEPLPVAETFTFADENGISLSDVATLDTMVTVVDAVNFLKDYDEAKYLRDTGEFLNDEDERSVTDLLVDQVEFADVLLISKTDLAKPADIERLRAILKVLNTRAKVIPISLGKVDIDDVLNTGFFDFEQAEKTPGWLKEIRGEKIPETEEYGISSFNYIARKPFNPEKFYQFLHNTEQFGKLIRSKGYFWLASRPQFCGQWSQAGGIAHYGFAGMFWKSIPEKDWPTDQESLDAIKKQWVEPFGDMRQEIVFIGQNLDQKRMTVALDECLLTEDELLKGKRFWTTLNDPFPQWGENS; this comes from the coding sequence ATGGTTAAAAAAAAGTTACCTGTCACTGTACTCTCTGGCTTTCTTGGCGCAGGAAAAACAACAGTACTCAATCATATTCTTCATAATCGCGATGGGAAAAAGGTTGCAGTAATTGTTAATGACATGAGTGAGATAAACATTGATGCTGCCTTTGTGAAAAATGAAGTTTCACTCAATCGTAGTGACGAAAAGCTTGTAGAAATGAGCAACGGCTGTATATGCTTCACACTACGTGAAGACCTTCTATTAGAAGTTGATAAATTAGCAAAAGACGGTCGATTTGATTACCTCGTTATAGAATCTACAGGTATTTCGGAGCCACTCCCCGTCGCTGAAACATTTACTTTTGCCGATGAAAATGGCATTTCGTTATCAGACGTAGCAACGTTAGATACCATGGTGACTGTAGTAGATGCTGTTAATTTTTTGAAAGATTATGATGAAGCAAAATATCTACGTGATACAGGTGAATTTCTTAACGATGAAGATGAGCGAAGCGTAACAGATTTATTAGTTGATCAAGTCGAATTTGCAGATGTTCTTCTTATTAGCAAAACAGATTTAGCTAAACCAGCTGATATAGAACGACTTCGCGCCATCCTTAAAGTACTTAATACACGCGCTAAGGTTATTCCCATATCTTTGGGAAAAGTTGATATCGATGACGTGCTAAATACTGGTTTTTTTGATTTTGAACAAGCAGAAAAAACACCGGGTTGGCTCAAAGAAATACGTGGTGAAAAAATACCTGAAACCGAAGAATACGGTATCAGCAGTTTTAACTATATTGCACGAAAGCCATTTAATCCTGAAAAGTTTTATCAGTTTCTGCACAACACAGAACAGTTTGGCAAACTTATTCGTTCCAAAGGTTACTTTTGGTTAGCTTCTCGTCCGCAATTTTGCGGCCAATGGAGCCAAGCTGGCGGAATAGCACACTATGGTTTTGCAGGTATGTTTTGGAAATCAATCCCTGAAAAAGACTGGCCTACAGATCAAGAATCACTCGATGCGATAAAAAAACAGTGGGTTGAACCCTTTGGTGATATGCGTCAAGAGATCGTATTTATCGGCCAAAATTTAGATCAAAAAAGAATGACGGTCGCGCTAGATGAATGTCTATTAACTGAGGATGAATTACTAAAGGGTAAGCGTTTCTGGACAACATTAAATGACCCTTTTCCTCAATGGGGGGAGAACTCATGA
- the nemA gene encoding N-ethylmaleimide reductase: METPMSKLFQKTNLKNLDLQNRVVMAPMTRARTSQPGNIPNEMMSTYYKQRATAGLIISEATQISDDSQGYSFTPGVYTDEQVKGWQPITKAAHDQGAAMFCQLWHVGRVSHPTFQKGELPIAPSALAPVETKVWISDDEGNGNMVDCIQPREMNQADIDRVINDFSYAAERAIEAGFDGVEIHGGNGYLIDQFLRTNSNMRTDNYGGSRENRLRFLLEVVDAVIEKIGADKVGVRLAPFITFKDMDCPDIVPTILDASKALQARDIAYMHLSEADWDDAPVIPESFRIELRQIFTNTIIVAGSYTQKRADEVLSKGYADLVAFGRPFVSNPDLVSRLKNNNELADLDGATLFGGNTLGYTDYPALDTL; encoded by the coding sequence ATGGAAACACCGATGAGTAAATTATTTCAGAAAACAAACCTAAAAAATTTGGATTTACAAAACCGAGTAGTCATGGCTCCAATGACCCGCGCTCGCACAAGTCAACCAGGCAACATACCAAATGAAATGATGTCAACATACTATAAGCAACGTGCAACTGCGGGTTTAATCATTTCTGAAGCGACTCAAATTTCAGATGACTCTCAGGGCTATTCTTTCACTCCAGGTGTTTACACCGACGAACAAGTTAAAGGCTGGCAACCAATAACTAAAGCTGCACACGACCAAGGTGCCGCTATGTTTTGCCAGCTATGGCATGTGGGTCGCGTTTCTCACCCTACATTCCAGAAAGGTGAACTACCTATCGCACCTTCAGCACTAGCGCCTGTCGAAACTAAAGTTTGGATTTCGGATGACGAAGGTAATGGCAACATGGTTGATTGCATTCAACCTCGTGAAATGAATCAAGCAGATATTGATCGTGTGATTAACGATTTTTCTTACGCAGCAGAACGCGCTATTGAAGCTGGTTTTGATGGCGTTGAGATCCATGGTGGTAATGGCTACCTTATCGACCAATTCCTTCGCACAAATTCAAATATGCGTACAGATAACTACGGTGGATCTCGTGAGAATCGTCTTCGCTTCCTGCTTGAAGTTGTTGATGCTGTCATTGAAAAAATCGGTGCTGATAAAGTGGGTGTTCGCCTTGCCCCATTCATCACATTTAAAGATATGGATTGCCCAGATATCGTCCCAACAATCCTTGATGCATCGAAAGCACTACAAGCTCGTGATATCGCTTACATGCACTTATCAGAAGCGGATTGGGATGATGCACCCGTGATCCCTGAAAGCTTCCGTATTGAGTTGCGACAAATTTTCACTAACACCATCATTGTCGCGGGTAGCTACACACAAAAACGCGCAGATGAAGTACTAAGCAAAGGTTACGCTGACCTTGTAGCCTTCGGTCGTCCATTCGTGTCAAACCCAGACTTGGTTTCACGTTTGAAAAACAACAATGAACTCGCTGACTTGGATGGTGCAACACTCTTTGGTGGTAACACACTCGGTTACACTGATTATCCAGCGCTCGATACTCTTTAA